GCCGGCACGGTCTGCCGCCGCATGGCGCCGGTGATCCGGAAGATCTACGACCAGATGCCTGAGCCCAAGTACGTTATCGCAATGGGGTCCTGTGCGACCTCCGGCAACATCTATGACAGCTACAGCGTGGTGCAGGGCGTGGACCGGTTCGTGCCGGTGGACATCTACGTGCCGGGCTGTCCGCCGACCCCGGAGGCGCTCTTCGACGGAATTCTCAAATTGCAGGAACGCATCATGCAGAAGCGGGTGTTCACCAAACAGCCGGACGCCGTAAAAATGTAATGTCTACTAATGGTGAATTGTGGATGTTAAGTTATAGAAAGCAGTTGGGCGGAGTTTAAAAATTTTACACGCACAATTCAACATTTGGTCGTATGCACGCAATAGCTGAACGCATCGAGCACGATTTTCCGAATGCCTTTGTCGGCGCCACGGAGTGGCGCGGCGACCTGGCCGTGACGGTGAAGCGGGACGCGGTGCATGCTGTTGCCCGCCTGCTGCGCGACGATCCGAACATCGACTGCGATTACATGGTACACGTCAGCTCAGTGGATTGGCCGGACGATGAGGAGCGGTTTGAAGTCGTGTGGGAAGTCGCCTCGATCCGCAAGCGGCACCGCATCCGGCTTAAAACCCGCGTGCCCGAATCGGACTGCGTGGTGAATTCGTTGACGGACGTCTGGCACGGCGCCGACTTCATGGAGCGCGAAGTCTACGACATGATGGGTATCCGCTTCCGGAACCATCCCGACCTGCGCCGCATCCTCATGCCCGATGATTATACGGAGGGCTACCCCCTCCGGAAGGATTTCCCGCTCCAGGGCAAGGGCTGGCGAGACACCTTCGAATTTTTGAATGAGAGCAAATAGCTCATGGCAAATAGCCGATAGCCAGCAGCTGCTCGTGGGTAGCCGGGAATTATGAAATTCGAAGATCAACGAGAGACCGTCTACAAGGTGGATCCGGAACATCCGGAGACCGCCATGCTACCGCTCCAGCGGACGGAGGAGCTGCTGCTCAACATGGGGCCGCAGCACCCAAGCACGCACGGTGTGTTGAAAGTAATTCTTGAGTTGGAAGGCGAGCGGCTGGTGAAATCCACGCCGGTGATGGGTTATCTGCACCGCGGCGTCGAGAAGCTGGCGGAAGAGGGCACTTACCATCAGTTCATCCCCCACACGGACCGCCTCGACTATGTCTGCGCAATGTATAACAACTTCGCCTACTGCCGCGCCGTCGAAAAGCTCATGAACATCACCGTGCCGGAGCGGGCTGAGTATCTGCGGACGATCGTGGCGGAAGTGCAGCGGATCATCGGCCATCAATTCTGGCTGGGGACGCAGGCGCTCGACATTGGCGCGATGACGGTTTTCTTCTACACGTTCCGCGACCGCGAAATTCTGCTCGACTGGTTCGATGAGCTCTGCGGTGCACGCCTGACGACGAGCTGGTACCGGATCGGCGGCGTCGAACGCGACTTGACGCCCTCCCTCCTCGCTAAGCTCAAGGCGTTTCTCGACTACTTCCCGCCCAAAATTGACGAGTACCAGGTCTTTCTTGAAAAAAACCGTATCTGGCTCGCGCGCACCAAGGGCGTGGCGGTGATCTCGGCAGAGGACGCCCTGAGCTTCGGACTCAGCGGGCCTACGCTGCGCGGCTCGGGCGTCGATTACGATCTCCGGAAGTACGAGCCCTACGCGGCCTACGGCAAATGCGACTTCAATGTGCCGGTCGGTAAAAATGGCGATACCTACGACCGGTACTGGATCCGCGTAATGGAGCTCTACGAGAGCGTGAAGATCGTCAGGCAGTGTCTCGAGCAGATGCAGGATGGCCCGATCATGGCCGATGCGCCCAGCGTGACGCTGCCGCCGAAGAACCGCGTCTTCACCAATCTGGAATCCATGATCCAGCAGTTTAAGCTGTTCTCGCGGGGGTTCGATGCCCCTCCGGGAGAGATTTATTGCGGGACCGAGGCGCACAAGGGCGAACTCGGCTTTTACATCGTGAGTACGGGCGGCGGAAAGCCGTACCGGCTGAAGATCCGCTCGCCCTCGTTCATTCACATGGGCGCCTTTGATCACATGTCGCGTGGTTACATGATCGCGGACGCCGTGACGATCTTCGGTACCTACGACATTGTGATGGGGGAGTGCGACCGATAGGCAAGGGTAAATGAAAAGACAGCTTCATTCAGTCAGCATTAAACTTCACATTTCATAATTTCGAGGAACTATGGGTCTCAAGCCGGCCACCAATCCTGAAGTCGAAGCGGCGTCGATCGAACTGATGATCGACGGCACGACCGTCACGGCCAGGGACGGGGTATCGCTCTACGACGTGATCGCGAGCACAGGCAAGATCATCCCAGCCATGTGCTACCACTACACCTTCGATCCCTTTGGCTCCTGTGGTATGTGCCTTGTAATACAGGAAGGTAAAAAGGCGCCGGTGCGTTCCTGCACGGCCAAGGCCACAGCCGGCATGATCATCCGCACCGAGGGCGACGATCTGTTCCAGGCTCGCAAGAAGGCGGTGGAGAAGCACCTCTCCGTCCATCCGCTTGATTGCCCGGTGTGCGATGCGGATGGCCACTGCGAATTACAGGATATGTCCTTCCAGCATGGCGTGACCAACCTGCCGAACGCCAAGCAGAAGCTGATCCCGGAGGACACTCGCAGCCTCGTGCTGGATTTCAACATGAACCGCTGCATTGCGTGCGGCGAGTGCATCAACATCTGCAAGGACGTGCAGATGATAGACGCGCTCCAGTTTATGAAGAAGGGCGGCTTCACGCAGGTGGTGGCCAAGGGCGACGTGGCGCTGGATTGCGAATTCTGCGGCGATTGCCTTGCGGTCTGCCCGGTCGGCGCGATTACGAACAAGTTCTCCAAGTACCTCTACAAGCCCTGGCAGTTGAAGAAGACCACGACGACCTGCAACTACTGCGGTGACGGCTGCCAAATGCACGTCGAGACGAAGGACACCGAGGTCGTACGCGTGACCTCACCGCTTTCCTGGCAAAACAAATGGGGCGAGCGGTCCGACACGGCCAACGGCCACGGCGGGCTCTGCGTGCGCGGCCGGTTCGGGTTTCAATTTATCGATAGCAAGGCACGCCTCACGCAGCCGCTGGTGCGGCAGGGGGGGAAGCTGGCTGGATCACCCTGGATCGAAACGATCGAGACGGTGGTGAACCGCCTTGCGGACGTGAAGGCGCGGCACGGGTCGAACGCCATCGCCGGCCTCATCACGGCCCGGTGCAGCAACGAAGAGCTCTACCTGTTCCAGAAGCTGATGCGCACAGCCATTGGCAGCAACTGGCTGGACAGCAGTGCGCGGTACGGTCATCTGAACTTCATCCATGCGGCGCAGCATGCGCTGGGCGCGACCCGGATGACGAACAGTCCAGCCGAGATCACTAGGGCCAAGGCGATCCTCGTCGTCGGCGCGAACCTGACCGAGACCAACCCGGTGTTCAGTCTGCGCGTCAAGGAAGCGATCCGCGTCTATAAATCGCAGATCATCGTGGTGGATTCGGCCAATACGAACCTCGCCAAGCTGGCCTCCCACCCGCTGCTAGTGAAGCCTGGCACGGAAGGTCTCTTCGTGAAGGGCCTCGTGAAATCCGTCATCGAGCAGGACCTGATCGATACTGAGGTCACTGGGAAGCACGTGCAAGCTCTCGCGGCGCTCAAGCAAGCGGTGGCGGGTGTGTCGCTCGATGCGGTGGCCGCCGCGACCGGCGTGGCGAAGGACCGGATCAATGAGGCCGCGACCGTTTTTGCGGAAGCCCCGCGCTCCGTCATCATCTGCGGCGAGGGGATTGTGCGCCGGACGGACGGCTATCAGCATGTGCTCGCGCTTGTGGATCTGCTCTGGGCGACTGGCAAGCTGGGCCGGCCCGGCTGCGGGCTCAACACAGTGACCGAGGAGGCGAACGAGCAGGGCGCTGTGGATATGGGCGCCTCGCCGGAATTCCTCCCTGGACAGCTCTCGTTCGATAATGAGGAGGCCCGCACGAAGTTTGCCAAGGCGTGGAATGTCGCGCTGCCGGGCAAGGGTACTGGCGCGGCTCTGATGGACATCCTCAAGAAGTGCCGGAGCGGAGAGATCAAGGCGCTCTACGTGGTCGGCGAAAATCCGCTGGCGACATTGCCGGCTTCGGCGGAAGTCAAGGCGGCACTAGAGAAGCTGGAGCTGCTGATTGTGCAGGACCCTTTCCTGACCGAGACGGCGCAGATGGCGCATATCGTCCTGCCGGCCTGCACCTTCGCGGAAAAAAACGGCACGGTCACAAGCCAGGATGGGAAGGTGCAGCGCATCCGGCAGACGATGGATCCACTGGGGGACAGCCTTCCCGACTGGCACATCTTTGCGGCGATCGGTAGCGGACTCGGCTGTAAGGCAATGGAATACGAAACGGCGCAGGACATCCAGAATGAAATCATGACCCTCGTGCCCGGCTATTACAATCTGGGCCAGCCCAGGAAGGTGACGGTCAATCCGGACGGCTACCTCTCGAACGGCTACAAGGCGGATGTGGCCGCGCGGTACGAGATGAAACAGAATGCCGGTGGCGCACAGTTTGGTCTGACGATGGGGCAGTTGCTTTATCATTCGGGCAAGCTGTCCACGCAAGCGCCCGGCCTGCTGCTGATCGAGCCGGCGACCGGGAAGTTGCATCTGAGCCCGCAAGACATGGAACGGCTTGGTCTCAAGGACGGCGACCGTGTCCGGGTCGCATCGGCGAAGGGCCAGGCGGTGCTGAGCGTGAAAATGGACATCGCCATGCTTCCGGGCTCCTGCTTCTATCCGGAGCATTTCAACAATCCGCCGGTCAAGGACCTGATGGCCGTCGAGGTGGACGCTGCCACCGGGGTGCCCTATTTCAAGCAAACAGCGGTCGGCATCGAAAAAGCATGAAGTGGGCGATGGGCTATAGACACCGGGCAATAGGTAAAGTCGGAGAATCAGGGGCAGCGTCCCCGTACCCATCACCCTTCATCTGTCGCCTCTCGTGGAGTGAGCTATGAGCGTCGTGGTATTCGCAAAAAAAGTCTGGGAGGCGGCCCTCTTCGCGGAAATCTGGAGCGCGATGAAGGTCACCTTTGCGCACATGCTCCACAAGCCGATCACCTTCCAGTACCCGCGCGAACAGCGGGTGATCCCGGACGCGCACCGTGGCGCCCTGGGCCTGCTACGCTACGACGACGGCAAGGAACGCTGCGTCGGCTGTGACCTCTGCGAAGCCGCCTGCCCGTCGCGCTGCATCAAGGTCATCAGCGCGGAGGATAAATCGCTCCCGCTTCAGCGCTACGCGAGCGAGTTCTACATTGACATCACGAAGTGCGTGTTCTGCGGTTACTGCGTGGAGGCCTGCCCGGTCAATGCGCTGGCCATGACCAAGATGTACGAGTTTTCGACTCACGACAAGCGGACGCTGTTGTTCGACAAGAACCGGCTCTATCAGATCGGGGAGCAGCATTTGGAAGACGGCAAGAAGTATCTCTATGCTCACGGGCAGGAGAAGAACGATCAAATGTACCACGACTACCGGTATTTCTTCCCCCAGTCGGTAGAGCAGTCGACGCAGCCGCCGCCCAAGCATTTGACATGATCCGGCACAAATGATTCTCGTCTTTTTCGTCTACTTTGCCCTGGTGAGCATCCTAGCGGGGGTCCTCACGGTCGCCCTGCGCAACCCCGTCCATTGTGGGCTCGCGCTGCTCGCGCTGCTGCTGCACGTGGCGGGCCTCTTCGTCCTGCTCAACGCGGAGTTTCTCTTCGCCGTCCAGGTCATCGTCTACGCCGGCGCGATCCTCGTGCTCTACCTGTTTGTGCTCATGCTCCTGAATCTGAAGAGCGACGAGCGGTATTTGCATACGAAGTACGCCGTGCTGCTGTTCGCAGGCGTGGGGATCTGCAGCGAGCTGGTTCTGCTGGTCCTGCAGTCGCCGTTCGGAGGCGCCACGGGCGACGCGCCGGCTTCAGCCGTCCTGCAGCAGGGCGACAGCTACGCAGTCGGTATCAAGATGTTCAGCGAATACCTGCTGCCGTTCGAAATCGTCGGCGTATTCCTGCTCGGCGCGATTATCGGCGCCATCGTCCTGGCCAAGACGCCGACGGCCGTCGAAGCAGACCATGAGGCGTAATCCATTCTTCGGTACGCGTCAATCGTTAAGACCGATGGACGAGACAGCACCGAGCCGGTTGTTTTTTCGTATGACACAGGACGAATAGCGGATAACAATTTTTTATGGTTCCCTTAAGCGCATACGTTGCCGTCAGCGCCATCCTGTTCGCCACGGGGCTGGTCGGCGTGTTGATCCGCCGGAACTTCATCATCGTGCTGATGTCGGTGGAGATCATGCTCAACGCCGCCAACATCAACCTCGTCGCGTTCTCACATTACCTCGAGTCCATGACCGGGCAGATCGTCGCGCTCTTCGTGATCGCGATCGCGGCCGGCGAGGCGGCAGTGGGGCTGGCGATCATCATCGTCGTCTTCCGCGGAAAAATTTCCACGAATGTGGATGAAATGAATCTGTTGAAGTGGTGACATGTACGACTGGCTTGTCATAGCAATCCCGGTATTGCCGTTGGTGGCCGTCCTGCTCAACGGCCTGGTGGGGAGCCGCTATTCGCACGACGTCGCGGGCCGCCTCGCCTCCGGCTCCGTAGGCCTATCCTTCGCCTGCGCCCTCGCCGTCTTCGCGAATCAGTTGCAGGGCCGTGGGGCGCACGAAGTCGTAGCCTACCGGTGGATCTTTGGCGGGGATCTCAACATCAACCTCGCGTTTTTGATCGATCCGCTCACCTGCATCATGCTGCTGGTGGTGACCGGCGTCGGCTTTCTCATCCATCTTTATTCGATCGGGTACATGCACGGCGAGGAGGGCTTTACGCGCTTCTTCACCTACATGAACCTCTTCATGGTGTCCATGCTCTTGCTCGTGATGGGCAACAACTACGTGGTGCTCTTCATCGGATGGGAGGGCGTTGGCCTCTGTTCGTACCTCCTGATCGGCTACTACTACGACAAGGTCTCAGCGGCCAAGGCGGCAACCAAGGCCTTTGTGGTCAACCGGATCGGCGACGCGGGGTTCTTGCTCGCAATCTTCCTCGTGTTCTATAACTTCGGCACGTTGGACTACACGCAGGTCTTCGCCAAGGCCGGCGCCCTGTCGCCCCAGATGGCCACGGCCATCGCACTTTGCCTGCTCGTCGGGGCGGTCGGCAAATCGGCGCAGATTCCCCTCTACACCTGGCTGCCGGACGCGATGGAGGGCCCCACGCCGGTCAGCGCACTGATCCACGCAGCCACGATGGTCACCGCCGGCGTCTACATGATCGTCCGCAACCACGTGCTCTATGATATGGCGCCTGTGGCCATGACGACAGTTGCGGTCGTGGGCGGGTGCACGGCGCTCTTTGCCGCGACGATCGGCCTTGTGCAGACCGACATTAAGCGCGTGCTGGCCTATTCGACGGTCAGCCAGCTCGGCTACATGTTCCTGGGCTGCGGCATCGGCGCCTACACAGCGGCGATTTTCCATCTGATGACCCACGCCTTCTTCAAGGCGTTGCTCTTTTTGTCGGCCGGCTCCGTGATCCATGCGCTGGGCGGTGAGCAGGACATCCGCAAGATGGGCGGGCTGAAGAAAAAGATTCCCGTGACGCACGCGGTCTTTCTAATCGGCACGCTGGCCATCGCGGGCATCTTTCCCTTCGCTGGCTTCTGGAGTAAGGACGAGATCATGGCCCATGCTTTCGTCCATCACCACTACGGGCTCTACGCGATGGCAGCCACCGGGGCTCTGCTGACCTCCTTTTATATGTTCCGGCTGACGTACCTGACCTTCTATGGCCCGTCGCGGATGGACCACCACACGGAAGCGCATGTTCATGAGTCGCCGTGGATCATGCTCGGGCCACTGGTCGTACTGGCCGGCCTCTCGCTCAGTGGTGGCTTCCCCGGTGTGCCGCCTGAGAACGGCTGGTTCCACCATTTTCTCCATCCGTCGGTCGCCGCGGGTGTAGCGGAGGACCATGGTGGGAGTCTGGAATTGATCATCGGCTTGATGGGTGCCGCCACGGTCATCGCGCTGATCGGCTGGGGTGTTGCACACTACCTCTATAGCGTAGATCCGGAAACCGCCGATCAGTGGGCCGCGAAGTCGCCAGCGACCTACGCGACATTGCTCAACAAATACTATGTGGATGAGATTTACGATTTCCTGATCGTCGAGCCGATCAAGGCGCTGGGACGTGCGTGGGACTGGTTCGACAAGACGATCATCGACGGCCTCGTGCGCGGCGTGGCTGAGCTGACCGAGTGGGGCGCCTGGCTCAGCACTTGGATTGAGAAACACGTCGTCTATGCCGGCCTGAACGTCATCGGCTATGCCAATCATCTGACCGCACGGACCTGGCGCCGGTTGCAGAGCGGCCAGGTCCATCACTACGCAGCGATCATTGTGGCGGGCCTCTTCATCCTTGTCCATTTGGCCTACATCTGGTGGACGACCGGCATGGTGGGATTCGGAGTGGCGTTGAGATGATGCAGGAACTGACGTACGCGTTTCCCATTCTCTCCTGGCTGGTTTTCCTGCCGCTGATCGGTGCGCTCATCATCTGGGTGTTACAGGATGAGGATTTGATCCGAAAGGCGGCCTTGGGCGTGGCGTTGTTCGAAGTGGCCCTGACCGCGGTCGTTTTCAGAAATTTTGTGTCCGAGTCGCCCGCCATGCAGTTCTCCGAACGGCTGACCTGGATTCCCGAGCTCGGCATCAACTACCACCTGGCGGTGGACGGGATCAGCGTGCTCTTTGTCGGCGTGACGGCTTTCCTGACGACGCTCGTCGTCCTTTACTCATGGGACACAGTCCGTGTCCGTGTGAAGGAATACTACATCGCTGTGCTGGCGCTCCAGACGACCACGATGGGCATCTTCGTGTCGCTCGATCTGATTGTGTTCTTCGTCTTCTGGGAGCTCATGCTCATCCCGAGCTATTTCCTGATCAAATTGTGGGGCGGCGGGGCGGAGCGGGAGTACGCGGCGCTGAAATTCGTGCTCTACACGCTGCTCGGTAGTGTGTTCATGCTGGTCGGCGTGGTTCTGCTCGACTTGAATTATCACGACTGGGCCGTGGCGCATGCGATCCAGCCGGCCTATACGTTCGACTTTCTTGATCTGCTGACCGTGCCCATTCCGGTCGATCAGCAGCTGTTGATCTTCTGGCTGATTTTCCTCGGCCTCGCCTTCAAGGCGCCGCTGTTTCCGTTCCACACCTGGCTGCCCGACGCGCTGGTGGAGGGCCCGATCGGTATGTCCGTCATGCTGGCGGGCGTTAAGCTGGGCACCTACGGCTTTATGCGGTTCAGCCTGCCGCTGTTGCCGGATGCCTCGACCGATGGTCTTGTGGGGGCGGTGCTCATGGCGCTGGCGTTAGCCGGGATTCTCTACGGCGCGATCGTCGCACTCATCCAGCCGGATTTTCGCCGCCTGCTGGCCTTTAGCAGTGTGAGCCACTTGGGCTTTGTCGTGCTCGGCATCTTCGCGCTGAACTTCCAGGGCCTACAGGGAAGCCTCCTGACGATGATCAATCTGGGCTTCAGCACGGCCGGGCTCTTTTTTATCGCCGGCTTCCTCTATGTCCGACGGCACAGCACGGAACTCTCGGCCTTTGGTGGCGCGGCCAAGCAGGTGCCGCTGCTGGCGACCTTCCTGTTGATTATTGGCATGGCCTCGATCGGCCTGCCGGGGACGAACGGTTTCGTGGGCGAGTTTTTGATTCTCCTGGGCGCGTTCCAAGCCTACTGGCTCTTCGGCGTCTTCGCCGTGACGGGCGTGATCTTCGGCGCGGCCTATTTCCTCTGGTACTATGAGCGGGCGATGCTCGGGCCGCTGTCGCCGGGGATTCCGCGCACGATCACGGACCTAAACGCGCGCGAGATGATCATCGCCGTCTCGCTCTGTGTGATGATTTTGTGGATTGGGCTCTATCCCTCGCCGTTCCTCAAAATAATGAACGGATCCATTCAGGCGTTGGAAAGTCGCCTGCTAGACCGGGGGGTGGAAGTAAAGGCGGTGTCGCCGCAGCCGGGGAATCGCGCGGCGCTGGAACGACCGGACGGGGGGCGCAAGATCTAAGTCATGCTCGACGCCATCCTTCTTATTATATTGTTTGCGCCATTCGTCGGGGCCATGACGCTGATCTTTATCCCGAACCGGCAGGCGCTTCAGGTGCGCCTCGTTGCGGCGATTTCAGCCGGCGTCTGCTGCCTGGCTTCCTGGATCATGTTCCTGTCGTTCGATGCCACCAAGGTCGGCTATCAGTTCGTCCAGCGGTTCGAGTGGTCCAAGGAGCTCGGTATCGCGTTTTATCTTGGCGTGGACGGCATCGGCGCGCCGCTGGTACTGGCCTCCGGCGTTCTGCTGTTCGCGGGCATTTTCATTTCCTGGCACATCAAGGACCGGACTAAGGAATTCTACATCTGGCTGCTGATTCTGGCCGCCGCCACGATCGGCGTCTTCATGTCGCTCGACCTGTTCTTCCTGTACTTCTTCTATGAAATGTCCGTCATTCCGATGTACCTCCTGCTGGGCATGTGGGGCAGCCACACCAAGGCCTATCTGGAAACGGCCAACGCGGCCGAGTGGGAGCGCCCTGACGCCTCGCGGTTCATCCTGAACTTCGGACGGAACAGCAAGGAATATGCGGCGATGAAGCTCGTGCTGTTTCTGTCCGCCTGGGCTGTGGCGGCGCTGATGGGCATTCTGCTCATTTACAAATTCTCAGGCCTGAACACCTTCGACATCGTGCAGCTGAAGCAACACGCGCATTTTGAGGGGACGTTGGGCACGCTGATCTGGCTGCTAATTTTCTTTGGCTTCGCGTCGATCGCGCCGATCTGGCCGCTGCACTCCTGGTCGCCCGTCGGCCACGCCGCGGCGCCCGCCGCCACGTCCATGCTGCACGCGGGCGTGCTGATGAAGCTGGGCCACTTCTCGATCATCCGCATCTGCTACGAAATCATGCCGGACCTCACGCGGCAACTCATGCCGATTGCAGCGGTCCTCTGCATCTTCAGCATTGTCTACGGCGGGCTGGTGGCGTTTTACGCGAAGGACACCAAGTACGTCATCGGCTACAGCAGTTCGAGCCACATGGGCTACGTATTTCTCGGCATGGCGGCGCTGGACTACATCAGCCTGAGCGGCGCGGTCATTTATATGTTCGCCCACGCGATGGCCACGGGCATGCTCTTCGCCATGGCCGGCTGGGTCTACGATCAAACGCACACGCGCGACATTCCGTCCCTCGGCGGGCTTGTCGACCGCATGCCCTTCGTGGCCGGCTGTTTCATCGTTGCCTGCATGGCCTCCATCGGCATGCCCGGCACGGTCAACTTCATCGCCGAGGTCATGATCCTCGTCGGCGCCTGGCACAAGTATCCGCTGCAAGTGTTTGTCGCCGTCGTTGGGATCGTGCTCACGATGGGGTATCTGTTCCGCATGATGCGGGGGCTGTTCTACGGTCCGCTGGATGAGCACTATGCGCATTCGCACGATGCCGTGTCGCTGGTGGACCGGTTCCCGCTGCTGCTCATGATCGCTTGCAGTGTCGGGTTCTTCTTCTTCCCGTTCCATTTCTATGACGTGGTGCGCGCTGGCGTGGA
The sequence above is a segment of the Nitrospira sp. genome. Coding sequences within it:
- a CDS encoding NADH-quinone oxidoreductase subunit I, whose product is MSVVVFAKKVWEAALFAEIWSAMKVTFAHMLHKPITFQYPREQRVIPDAHRGALGLLRYDDGKERCVGCDLCEAACPSRCIKVISAEDKSLPLQRYASEFYIDITKCVFCGYCVEACPVNALAMTKMYEFSTHDKRTLLFDKNRLYQIGEQHLEDGKKYLYAHGQEKNDQMYHDYRYFFPQSVEQSTQPPPKHLT
- a CDS encoding NADH-quinone oxidoreductase subunit B, which codes for MGLIQLGRHEKDGDIDVITTTVERAVNWARKGSLWPMTFGLACCAIEMIAAVSSRYDMDRYGAGVFRASPRQSDLMIVAGTVCRRMAPVIRKIYDQMPEPKYVIAMGSCATSGNIYDSYSVVQGVDRFVPVDIYVPGCPPTPEALFDGILKLQERIMQKRVFTKQPDAVKM
- a CDS encoding NADH-quinone oxidoreductase subunit J produces the protein MILVFFVYFALVSILAGVLTVALRNPVHCGLALLALLLHVAGLFVLLNAEFLFAVQVIVYAGAILVLYLFVLMLLNLKSDERYLHTKYAVLLFAGVGICSELVLLVLQSPFGGATGDAPASAVLQQGDSYAVGIKMFSEYLLPFEIVGVFLLGAIIGAIVLAKTPTAVEADHEA
- a CDS encoding NADH-quinone oxidoreductase subunit M, encoding MMQELTYAFPILSWLVFLPLIGALIIWVLQDEDLIRKAALGVALFEVALTAVVFRNFVSESPAMQFSERLTWIPELGINYHLAVDGISVLFVGVTAFLTTLVVLYSWDTVRVRVKEYYIAVLALQTTTMGIFVSLDLIVFFVFWELMLIPSYFLIKLWGGGAEREYAALKFVLYTLLGSVFMLVGVVLLDLNYHDWAVAHAIQPAYTFDFLDLLTVPIPVDQQLLIFWLIFLGLAFKAPLFPFHTWLPDALVEGPIGMSVMLAGVKLGTYGFMRFSLPLLPDASTDGLVGAVLMALALAGILYGAIVALIQPDFRRLLAFSSVSHLGFVVLGIFALNFQGLQGSLLTMINLGFSTAGLFFIAGFLYVRRHSTELSAFGGAAKQVPLLATFLLIIGMASIGLPGTNGFVGEFLILLGAFQAYWLFGVFAVTGVIFGAAYFLWYYERAMLGPLSPGIPRTITDLNAREMIIAVSLCVMILWIGLYPSPFLKIMNGSIQALESRLLDRGVEVKAVSPQPGNRAALERPDGGRKI
- a CDS encoding 4Fe-4S dicluster domain-containing protein, giving the protein MGLKPATNPEVEAASIELMIDGTTVTARDGVSLYDVIASTGKIIPAMCYHYTFDPFGSCGMCLVIQEGKKAPVRSCTAKATAGMIIRTEGDDLFQARKKAVEKHLSVHPLDCPVCDADGHCELQDMSFQHGVTNLPNAKQKLIPEDTRSLVLDFNMNRCIACGECINICKDVQMIDALQFMKKGGFTQVVAKGDVALDCEFCGDCLAVCPVGAITNKFSKYLYKPWQLKKTTTTCNYCGDGCQMHVETKDTEVVRVTSPLSWQNKWGERSDTANGHGGLCVRGRFGFQFIDSKARLTQPLVRQGGKLAGSPWIETIETVVNRLADVKARHGSNAIAGLITARCSNEELYLFQKLMRTAIGSNWLDSSARYGHLNFIHAAQHALGATRMTNSPAEITRAKAILVVGANLTETNPVFSLRVKEAIRVYKSQIIVVDSANTNLAKLASHPLLVKPGTEGLFVKGLVKSVIEQDLIDTEVTGKHVQALAALKQAVAGVSLDAVAAATGVAKDRINEAATVFAEAPRSVIICGEGIVRRTDGYQHVLALVDLLWATGKLGRPGCGLNTVTEEANEQGAVDMGASPEFLPGQLSFDNEEARTKFAKAWNVALPGKGTGAALMDILKKCRSGEIKALYVVGENPLATLPASAEVKAALEKLELLIVQDPFLTETAQMAHIVLPACTFAEKNGTVTSQDGKVQRIRQTMDPLGDSLPDWHIFAAIGSGLGCKAMEYETAQDIQNEIMTLVPGYYNLGQPRKVTVNPDGYLSNGYKADVAARYEMKQNAGGAQFGLTMGQLLYHSGKLSTQAPGLLLIEPATGKLHLSPQDMERLGLKDGDRVRVASAKGQAVLSVKMDIAMLPGSCFYPEHFNNPPVKDLMAVEVDAATGVPYFKQTAVGIEKA
- the nuoD gene encoding NADH dehydrogenase (quinone) subunit D, giving the protein MMKFEDQRETVYKVDPEHPETAMLPLQRTEELLLNMGPQHPSTHGVLKVILELEGERLVKSTPVMGYLHRGVEKLAEEGTYHQFIPHTDRLDYVCAMYNNFAYCRAVEKLMNITVPERAEYLRTIVAEVQRIIGHQFWLGTQALDIGAMTVFFYTFRDREILLDWFDELCGARLTTSWYRIGGVERDLTPSLLAKLKAFLDYFPPKIDEYQVFLEKNRIWLARTKGVAVISAEDALSFGLSGPTLRGSGVDYDLRKYEPYAAYGKCDFNVPVGKNGDTYDRYWIRVMELYESVKIVRQCLEQMQDGPIMADAPSVTLPPKNRVFTNLESMIQQFKLFSRGFDAPPGEIYCGTEAHKGELGFYIVSTGGGKPYRLKIRSPSFIHMGAFDHMSRGYMIADAVTIFGTYDIVMGECDR
- the nuoL gene encoding NADH-quinone oxidoreductase subunit L, with amino-acid sequence MYDWLVIAIPVLPLVAVLLNGLVGSRYSHDVAGRLASGSVGLSFACALAVFANQLQGRGAHEVVAYRWIFGGDLNINLAFLIDPLTCIMLLVVTGVGFLIHLYSIGYMHGEEGFTRFFTYMNLFMVSMLLLVMGNNYVVLFIGWEGVGLCSYLLIGYYYDKVSAAKAATKAFVVNRIGDAGFLLAIFLVFYNFGTLDYTQVFAKAGALSPQMATAIALCLLVGAVGKSAQIPLYTWLPDAMEGPTPVSALIHAATMVTAGVYMIVRNHVLYDMAPVAMTTVAVVGGCTALFAATIGLVQTDIKRVLAYSTVSQLGYMFLGCGIGAYTAAIFHLMTHAFFKALLFLSAGSVIHALGGEQDIRKMGGLKKKIPVTHAVFLIGTLAIAGIFPFAGFWSKDEIMAHAFVHHHYGLYAMAATGALLTSFYMFRLTYLTFYGPSRMDHHTEAHVHESPWIMLGPLVVLAGLSLSGGFPGVPPENGWFHHFLHPSVAAGVAEDHGGSLELIIGLMGAATVIALIGWGVAHYLYSVDPETADQWAAKSPATYATLLNKYYVDEIYDFLIVEPIKALGRAWDWFDKTIIDGLVRGVAELTEWGAWLSTWIEKHVVYAGLNVIGYANHLTARTWRRLQSGQVHHYAAIIVAGLFILVHLAYIWWTTGMVGFGVALR
- a CDS encoding NADH-quinone oxidoreductase subunit C produces the protein MHAIAERIEHDFPNAFVGATEWRGDLAVTVKRDAVHAVARLLRDDPNIDCDYMVHVSSVDWPDDEERFEVVWEVASIRKRHRIRLKTRVPESDCVVNSLTDVWHGADFMEREVYDMMGIRFRNHPDLRRILMPDDYTEGYPLRKDFPLQGKGWRDTFEFLNESK
- the nuoK gene encoding NADH-quinone oxidoreductase subunit NuoK, whose protein sequence is MVPLSAYVAVSAILFATGLVGVLIRRNFIIVLMSVEIMLNAANINLVAFSHYLESMTGQIVALFVIAIAAGEAAVGLAIIIVVFRGKISTNVDEMNLLKW